CCTTCGACTACTACCAGTACAAGCGCGACTACGGCGGCCAGTTCGGCAACAGCACCTCGCTTGGCCCGTTCGGCACGCTGAGCACCCTCGGCAATGCGAACCTCAGCACCAAGCTGGACTTCGCCAAGCTCTCGTACAAGTGGTGGCTCGGTTCGGGCAACACCGTGTTCGGCCTGGGCGCCGGCGCGGCCTACTACCGCGCGACACTGGGCATCACCGCGCTCGCCGGGGTGAACGGCCAGGTCGGCACGCTGAACGAGAGTTCGAGCGACAACGCGATCGCGCCGCTGCTCGAGCTCGGCGTGCGCCATGCCATCACGCCCGACCTGCGGCTGTTCGCCGACGCCTCAGGCGTCTGGAAGAGCAGCGGCCGCTTCCACGGCAACATCTACAACGCCTCGGCCGGCGTCGAGTGGTTCCCGGTGAAGAACGTGGGCCTGGTGGTCTCCTATGGCGTGACCAACATCGACCTGACCCGCGACGGCAGCACCGCCGACTCGCGGCTCAAGGTGCGGCTGCAAGGCCCGTCGGCGTTCCTGAAGGCGCGCTTCTGACGCGCACGACGCACTGCGGCGGCCCCCTCGCCGCCGTCAGTGCGGTGTTGTCGGCAGCAGCGACGCGCGCACTTCCTTCTTGAGCACCTTGCCCACCTTGGAGCGCGGCAGGTCGGGCCACACCTCGACCTGCTTGGGCGCCTTCACGCTGCCGATGCGTGCCTTGACGAAGGCCTTGATGTCTTCCGCATCCACCTGCCGGCCGGCATGCAGCTGCAGCACCGCCACCACGCGCTCGCCCCACTTCTCGTCGGGCAGGCCGACAACGGCGCTGTCCTGCACGTCGGGGTGCTGCATCAGCACCTGCTCCACCTCGGCGGAGTAGACGTTGAAACCGCCCGAGATGATCATGTCCTTGGCGCGGTCGACGATGTAGAGAAAGCCGTCGGCGTCGAGGTAACCGATGTCGCCCGTGTGGTGCCAGCCGTGGCGCGAGGCCTCCTCGGTGGCCTTCGGGTCCTTGTAGTAGCCGAGCATCACGAGCGAGCCGCGCACCACGATCTCGCCGCTCTCGCCAGTTTGCAGCAATGCGCCATCGCCATTCATCACGCCGACCTGCACCAGCGGGCCGGGCCGGCCTGCCGAAGAAAGGCGCTGCCGTGCCACCGAGCCATCGGCGTTGAAGTGCTCCTTCGGCGACATCATCGAGATCATCATCGGCGCCTCGGTCTGACCGAAGAGCTGCGCCATGACGGGGCCAATCTTTTCCAGCGCCTCTTCGAGCCGCGCGGCCGACATGGGCGCAGCGCCGTACCAGAAGCACTGCAGCGAATCGAGCTTCGTCGCGGCAAGCTGCGGATGCTGCAGCAGCATGTAGATCAGCGTCGGCGGCAGGAAGGTGTGAGTAATGCGGTGGCGCTCGATCAGCGCGAGGAACTCGGCCAGATCGGGCTTGGGCATGATGACCACCTGCCCACCGAGCGCCATCACCGGCAGGCACAGCACACCGGCAGCATGCGTGAGCGGCGCGAGCGCGAGATAGGCGGGGCGGCCCTCGAACGGGTAGCCCATCAGCGTGAGCGCCGACATGGTCTCGAGGTTGCGGCCCGAGAGCATCACGCCCTTGGGCTGGCCGGTGGTGCCGCCGGTGCCGGCGATCATCGCGACGTCGTCGATCACGGACACGTCGATCGGTGCGTCGTCCGCGCCGGCAAGCCATTGGTCGAGCGATGGCGCATACGGCATCGCCTGGTCGAGGCACACCAGCGTCTTCACCTTGGGCAGATCGGCGCGCATCTGCTCGACCAGCGGCGCGTAGTTGCTGTGGAAGATGAGGCAACTGCAGTCGAAGGCATCGAGCACGAAGCGGTTCTCCGCCGCCTCGTTGCGCGGGTTGATCGGGCACCACACGGCCGCGGCGCGCGACACGCCGAACACACAGGCGAAGGCGACCGGGTCGTTGCTCGACAGCACCGCCACCTTGCTGCCCGGCGCAACGCCGCTGCGCTGCAGCGCGCGGGCCACGCGGTGGCTCAGGCGCTGCACGTCGCCGTACGAAAGCCGCGTGTCACCCATGCAGAGGCACGGCGCGTCGGCGCCCGACTGGGCGCCCTTGTCCAGGTAGTCGACGAGGCGCATGGGCGTCAGCCCATCCGCGTGAGCACGGGTTCCTGCACCAGTCCAAAGCTGCGCAGTGCGCCCAGCAGCTCGTGGTGCCCGAAGGCCTGGCAGCCCGAGGCGAAGCCGGCGCGCCGCGGCGCCTGCTGCAGCAGCGAGGCGGCCGCATAGGCCTGCAGCAGGCCGGTCTGCTTGTAGTTGCAGTTCCCGAAGATCACGCAGTGCATACGGCCCAGCGGTCCGGACGCATGCACCGAATCGACGGACTTGTTGATGCGCGGGTTCTCGCGCGGGGGCATGGTGTTCATCACGCCTGCCGCCGTCTGGGCCAGGGCGGCGTAGCGGTCTTCCTCGTTCATGCCCTCGGTGGCCTTGAGCGCGGCGGCCACGATCTGCGGCACGCCCAGCATCAGCGGCTTGGTGAAGACGCCGCCGAGCACCTTCACATTGGCCACGCGCGGATCGCGCTTGAACCAGACCGGGTGCGAGGTGCCGCCCCAGGGCAGCGCCAGCGCCGCTTCGTGCTGTCCGGGAATGGACAGGTGGTAGAGGCCCGCGTCGGGCTGCCACTCCACGTACTCGTTCTGCTCCAGGTAGTAGGCCTTCGACGTGGCCGCATTGACCAGGATGGTCTGGGTCGATGCGATGGTCGGGCTGCCGCCCCAGAACACGGCGATGTCGAGCGTGTCGAGGCCGGGCGTCTCCAGGCACAGCTGCGCGGCGATCTCGCCGGTGGTGTACATCTGTGCGAGGCCAGGTGAGAGCAGCAGGCCCGCGGCGGCGAACTTGGCGCCGAACTTCTGTTCGAGCGTGATGAGCCAATCCTGCTCGCCCGTGGTGTCGGTGTAGTGGCACCCGGCCGCCAGGCAGGCCTCGACGACCTCGGGGCCGAATTTCGCGAAGGGCCCCACCGTGTTGAGCACCACCGAGGCGCCGGTGAAGAGCTCGGTGAGCGCCGCCACCGAATGCGCCACCTCCACCACCTCGTAGCGCGCGGTCTCGATGCCGGGCACGTTGGACTTCATTGCCGCATCCAGTTTTTCCTTGCTGCGGCCCGCGGCGATGAAGGGGATGTTCATCTCCCGCAGGTATTCGCACACGAGGCGGCCGGTGTAGCCGGAGGCGCCGTAGACGACGACGGGTTTCTTGTTGCTGCTGCTCATTCTTGTCTCTCCTTTTTTTGATCAATCACATGCCCATGCCGCCATCCACCGCGAGGCCCGCGCCGGTGATGAACCGGGCAGCGTCGGAGCAGAGGAAGACCACCACGTCGGCCATGTCTCCGACTTCGCCCAGGCGACCGAGCGGCGTCTGCCCGATCACGTCGCCGACGGCAGCCTCGACGCTCGGCGCGAGGCCCGCGGCCACGATGTCGCTCGCGAGCTTCATGCCCATGTCAGTGGGCACGAGGCCCGGGTAGATGCAGTTCACGCGCACGCCGTAGCCCAGCTTGCCGGACTCCATCGCCGCCACGCGCGTGGCACGGTCGACGGCGGACTTGGTGGCGGAGTAGCCGGCGATCGCAGGGAACGCGATGGTGGCCGCTACCGATGCGATGTTCACCACCGCACCGCCGCCGCCCGCGCTGCCGCCGGGGCGCATCGCGCGGAACGCGTGCTTCATGCCGAGCAGCGTGCCGGCCACGTTCACGTCGAGCATGCGGCGCAGGTCGTCGCCGTCGACGTCGATCACCAGCGAGGTGATCTCGATGCCGGCGTTGTTCACCAGGATGTCGAAGCCGCCGAGCTCCTTCACCGTGGTCTCGGCGGCGGCGGCCCAGTCGCCGTCTTTCGTGACGTCGAGCGGAACGAAGCCCACCTTGGCGCCCGAGGCGGAAAGCCGTTGCGCCGTTCCGCGACCCACGTCTGCGAGCACGTCGCCGATCATCACCGAGGCACCTGCCTGCACGAGTGCTTCGGCAATGCTCGCGCCAATGCCGCGCGCGCCACCCGTCACCAGGGCCTTGCGCCCTTTCAAGTCGAACTTGGCCATCACTTGTCTCCTGTGTATCTGTTGTTGAGATGGAAGAGGCATCGTAGAAATCGACTTTACGGGTGTCAAGTTTTTCTTTGACGTGTGTCAAGATTTCATAAAATGACACCCGCGGCACAGATATGGGACTTCTCCCGCATGCGTGCTATGGTTTGCAATCATCAGGAAACAATGTGGCCGGCATGCCATGCGGCCGGGCTCGAAATGACGTCACATGAACGGGTAAAGAAACACGCGGGCCGCGTGCCCAAGGCACGGGTGGACAAGTTCGCCGAACGCCGCGCCGAACTCGGCGAAGCCGCCCTCACCACCCTGGCCACGCTCGGCTACGCACGCACGAGCCTGCGCGAGATCGCGCAGAACTCCGAGTTCTCGCACGGCGTGCTGCACTACTACTTCAGCGACAAGGTCGACCTGATCATCTGCAGCGTCAAGCAGTACAAGGCCCGCTGCGTCACGCGCTACGACCATGCGGTGGACACCGCCACCACTTACGACGAACTGATGGACGGCTTCCTGCAAAGCCTGGGCGACACGCTGCGCGACGAAGGCGAAGTCCACCGGCTCTGGTACGACCTGCGCTCGCAGGCCCTTTTCGAGAAGGCCTTCCACGACGACGTGGTGCAGATAGACAAGAGCCTGGAAGACATGATCTGGCGCATCATGAGCCGCTTCGCCGAACTCTCGGGCGAACAGTCCGGCCTGCCGCCTTCGGCCACCTACGCGCTCTTCGACGGCCTGTTCCAGCAGGCCCTGCTCAAGCACCTGTCGGGCGATGCGAAGGCCATCGAGGAAATGCAGGCCGCGGTGCGGCAATCCATCTCGTGGCTGTTTGCTGCGCCCGCACCCAAGAGCGCCGTCGCGCGCAAGCGCAAGGCCTGAGCCCCACACACGGCTCGGGGCTCGGCTACGCCTTTTTCGGCTTGCCGGGCGGCGCCGCCAGTCGCGTGCCTTCCCACTGCCCGCTGGTGCACAGGTCGCGGATCACGTCGGCGATCAACGTACAGATCGCGCGCTTCGCATTGGTCGTCGGCAGATGCACCGACACGCACAGCCCGAGGGTGCGGAACATCGCAGGCGAATCGATGCGGTGCGCCCTCAACCGGTCTTCGCGCACTTCGCGCTGCGCGAGGCCGAGCGGCATGATGGTCGCGCCGAGCCCCGCTTCCACCGCGGCCTTCAGCGTGTAGACCGAATTGATCTCCGCCGCCACGCGCGCGGCCGGCTGGCCCGCGGCCTCGAGCACCGCATCCACCAGCCAGCGGGTGCAATGGCCATGCGCATTGGCGGGCCACACGAGCGGACGCGCCGTGGCTTGCGCGATGCTCACGTCGCCCGGCGGCAATGCGCGCGGATCCTGCGGCGATTCCAGAAAAACGAAATCCTCTTCCACCAGTGGCGTGAAGGCGATGTCTTCCGCGGGCATGGTGGGCGAGAAGATCGCCACGTCGACGCGCCCGCGCAGCAACTGGTCGGCCATGTTGCCGGTGAGTTCTTCGTTGAGATGGAACACCACGTCCGGGTAGCGCCGCGCGGCCGCGCGCATCAGCGGCAGCGCGATCATTGGCGAGACGCTCTGCGGCAGCGCCGCCACCACCGAGCCGACCACCGAATCTGCGGCCACGTGCACTGCGGCCTTCGCATCGCCGACCTGCTTGGTGATGCCCTGCGCGTATTCGTAGAACACCTTGCCCGCCTCGGTCACCGTCACGCCGTTGCGGCTGCGCAGCAGCAGCGGGGTGCCGAGTTCGCCTTCGAGTTCGGCCATCTGCTTGCTGAGTGCCGATTGCGCCACGAAGAGCTGCTGCGCCGCGCGCGAGAGGCTCCCGCAATCCACGATGGCGACGAAATACTTGAACTGGCGCAACTCCATCGGGGTGTCTCCGGCCGCCGGCTGCGAGGGTGCAGGGGCGGCCGGTCATTCTAGGACCGGGGTCCGGGCGAGGCGGTCCTCAGTTCACGCAATCGAAGCTCGCCGCATCGTTCGCGTCGCCCGCGCCCTTGTAGCGCGGATAGGCGGGGTACTTGCACATCGGGCGCGCCATCGTGGTGGCTCCTGCCCCATCGACCTTGCGGTGCACCAGCTTCTGCGCCGAGGCGGGCACGCCCTGCTCCACCCAGGTGGACATCGCCTTCAGCAGGTCGACCTTGTCGGGCCCCGCGCCGCCGAAGCAGTGGCCCACGCCGGGCGCGAGGAACAGCTCGACCGTCTCATCCGCCTTCTGCGCGCCCAGGGTGCTCACCACCTGCTCGTAGTAGCGCGCGTTGTCGCGTGCGCTCACCGAGGTGTCGTTGGTGCCGTTCCACATGATCAGCTTCGCGCCGCGTGCGTGGAGCCTGCCCAGGTCCGGATCGGCCGCGCTGAACATGCCGCCGACGATGCCCATGCGCGAGAGCCACTGGTCCGGATTCCAGGTCGAGGTGTCGAAGGCCGCATCGCGCGTGATGAACGAGCGCACGAAGCCATCCGAGAACAAGCCCTGCACCGACGCGCCACC
This region of Variovorax sp. RKNM96 genomic DNA includes:
- a CDS encoding TetR/AcrR family transcriptional regulator, coding for MTSHERVKKHAGRVPKARVDKFAERRAELGEAALTTLATLGYARTSLREIAQNSEFSHGVLHYYFSDKVDLIICSVKQYKARCVTRYDHAVDTATTYDELMDGFLQSLGDTLRDEGEVHRLWYDLRSQALFEKAFHDDVVQIDKSLEDMIWRIMSRFAELSGEQSGLPPSATYALFDGLFQQALLKHLSGDAKAIEEMQAAVRQSISWLFAAPAPKSAVARKRKA
- a CDS encoding DUF5938 domain-containing protein, coding for MSSSNKKPVVVYGASGYTGRLVCEYLREMNIPFIAAGRSKEKLDAAMKSNVPGIETARYEVVEVAHSVAALTELFTGASVVLNTVGPFAKFGPEVVEACLAAGCHYTDTTGEQDWLITLEQKFGAKFAAAGLLLSPGLAQMYTTGEIAAQLCLETPGLDTLDIAVFWGGSPTIASTQTILVNAATSKAYYLEQNEYVEWQPDAGLYHLSIPGQHEAALALPWGGTSHPVWFKRDPRVANVKVLGGVFTKPLMLGVPQIVAAALKATEGMNEEDRYAALAQTAAGVMNTMPPRENPRINKSVDSVHASGPLGRMHCVIFGNCNYKQTGLLQAYAAASLLQQAPRRAGFASGCQAFGHHELLGALRSFGLVQEPVLTRMG
- a CDS encoding SDR family oxidoreductase produces the protein MAKFDLKGRKALVTGGARGIGASIAEALVQAGASVMIGDVLADVGRGTAQRLSASGAKVGFVPLDVTKDGDWAAAAETTVKELGGFDILVNNAGIEITSLVIDVDGDDLRRMLDVNVAGTLLGMKHAFRAMRPGGSAGGGGAVVNIASVAATIAFPAIAGYSATKSAVDRATRVAAMESGKLGYGVRVNCIYPGLVPTDMGMKLASDIVAAGLAPSVEAAVGDVIGQTPLGRLGEVGDMADVVVFLCSDAARFITGAGLAVDGGMGM
- a CDS encoding long-chain fatty acid--CoA ligase, whose product is MRLVDYLDKGAQSGADAPCLCMGDTRLSYGDVQRLSHRVARALQRSGVAPGSKVAVLSSNDPVAFACVFGVSRAAAVWCPINPRNEAAENRFVLDAFDCSCLIFHSNYAPLVEQMRADLPKVKTLVCLDQAMPYAPSLDQWLAGADDAPIDVSVIDDVAMIAGTGGTTGQPKGVMLSGRNLETMSALTLMGYPFEGRPAYLALAPLTHAAGVLCLPVMALGGQVVIMPKPDLAEFLALIERHRITHTFLPPTLIYMLLQHPQLAATKLDSLQCFWYGAAPMSAARLEEALEKIGPVMAQLFGQTEAPMMISMMSPKEHFNADGSVARQRLSSAGRPGPLVQVGVMNGDGALLQTGESGEIVVRGSLVMLGYYKDPKATEEASRHGWHHTGDIGYLDADGFLYIVDRAKDMIISGGFNVYSAEVEQVLMQHPDVQDSAVVGLPDEKWGERVVAVLQLHAGRQVDAEDIKAFVKARIGSVKAPKQVEVWPDLPRSKVGKVLKKEVRASLLPTTPH
- a CDS encoding LysR substrate-binding domain-containing protein, whose amino-acid sequence is MELRQFKYFVAIVDCGSLSRAAQQLFVAQSALSKQMAELEGELGTPLLLRSRNGVTVTEAGKVFYEYAQGITKQVGDAKAAVHVAADSVVGSVVAALPQSVSPMIALPLMRAAARRYPDVVFHLNEELTGNMADQLLRGRVDVAIFSPTMPAEDIAFTPLVEEDFVFLESPQDPRALPPGDVSIAQATARPLVWPANAHGHCTRWLVDAVLEAAGQPAARVAAEINSVYTLKAAVEAGLGATIMPLGLAQREVREDRLRAHRIDSPAMFRTLGLCVSVHLPTTNAKRAICTLIADVIRDLCTSGQWEGTRLAAPPGKPKKA